In a single window of the Tiliqua scincoides isolate rTilSci1 chromosome 15, rTilSci1.hap2, whole genome shotgun sequence genome:
- the LOC136635253 gene encoding A disintegrin and metalloproteinase with thrombospondin motifs 4-like: MEIARLWEQATACSQQTTRSLGKTGKRAGGRKTQAPILKALPSKTASNREGRRDGPRAGFPKALTYREEQCAAYNHRKDMFKNYPAPMDWVPRYSGVSEHDQCKLTCQSHALGYYYVLEPRVADGTPCSPESTSVCVQGRCVHAGCDRIIGSKKKFDKCMVCGGDNSRCTKIYGSFTKPQYGYNDVVTIPEGATHILIRQTSGSSSASDNIYLALRRRDGSYALNGNYFLTPSKQDVQLQSGVVLRYNGATNPVEVIAGRGPLLEPLTLQALVVSDEKTPRLKYTFFVPTHAKKPSPQWLKQKARILEILRNRRGRK; this comes from the exons ATGGAGATTGCGC GGCTGTGGGAACAAGCGACAGCATGTTCCCAGCAGACCACTCGCAGCCTGGGAAAGACTGGGAAGCGGGCAGGCGGTCGTAAAACACAGGCCCCGATCCTCAAAGCACTGCCATCGAAAACGGCGAGCAACCGGGAAGGCAGGAGAGATGGACCCAGAGCCGGCTTTCCCAAAG CCTTGACTTACCGGGAAGAACAATGCGCTGCTTACAACCACCGGAAGGACATGTTCAAGAACTACCCTGCGCCCATGGATTGGGTGCCCCGCTATAGCGGTGTTTCTGAGCATGACCAGTGCAAGCTGACCTGCCAGTCTCACGCCTTGGGCTACTATTATGTCCTGGAACCGAGG GTGGCCGACGGCACACCCTGCTCCCCCGAATCCACCTCGGTCTGCGTCCAGGGGCGGTGCGTCCACGCTGGCTGTGACCGCATCATTGGCTCCAAGAAGAAGTTTGATAAATGCATGGTGTGTGGAGGGGACAACTCTCGCTGCACCAAGATCTACGGCTCCTTCACCAAGCCACA GTACGGATACAACGACGTGGTCACCATCCCCGAGGGGGCCACCCACATCTTGATCCGGCAGACCAGTGGCTCCTCGTCCGCTAGCGACAACATCTACTTGGCCCTGCGCCGGCGGGACGGCTCGTACGCCCTCAACGGCAATTACTTCCTGACGCCCTCCAAACAGGACGTCCAGCTGCAGAGCGGGGTGGTCCTGCGTTACAACGGGGCCACCAATCCCGTGGAGGTGATCGCGGGGCGTGGGCCTCTCCTGGAGCCGCTGACCTTGCAAGCCTTGGTGGTGAGCGACGAGAAGACCCCGCGCCTCAAGTACACCTTCTTCGTCCCCACGCACGCTAAGAAGCCGTCGCCCCAGTGGCTGAAGCAGAAGGCCCGCATCCTGGAGATCTTGAGGAACCGGCGAGGCCGCAAATAA